A window of Oryza glaberrima chromosome 2, OglaRS2, whole genome shotgun sequence genomic DNA:
ttttaataagacgaatggtcaaacagtgcaagaaaaatgttaaaatcacttatattaggGGGGAGTAGTAGTACTTTTGTCCACAGCTACTAGTATaataacacattttttttagataatggaatataacatCCCAGCCAGTATAATAacacatgaatagtactttataagtggcttatgtttttaaatttttctaaaaaaattaaataaaatggatAATTAAAGTTGAACACGGAAACTCAAGATTACATTTAAATAGTACTTCTGTCCACAGCTACTAGTATAATAacacatgaatagtactttataagTGACTCATGTTTTTTAATTACATTTAAAATGGTACGGAGGGAAATACCTTTGCCGTTAAAAATCCAAAAAGTTTGACCATGTTATCTGCATGTGGAGAGGAGTGACACGGGGTCACGGGCCAGCCGCAACTGTCGGGTTCAAAAGATGCGTTCGCAAGAAAGCAAACAGATTAGAGTGGTGGCCCCGCATGCAGTGGTAACAACTGATCGAAACCACGGCATCCCGTTCAAGTAGCTGGTTTAGCTCCACGGACGCATGCCTATTCTAGTGCTCCACTGCCACTATCTTTAGTAGCGCCGTGTCGGGCTCCCATATATAACGTCCCTCGCCGTCTCCATTTGGATTTCAGCGATCGATCTCGACCGCACCGGCCCCGCATGCCTGCCCACTGCCCAAATAAAGCGTCGTCGATCGACCGCGCGCGATCATGGCGATGGTCGTCGCGGGGAGccatcggccgccgccgccgccgcagtcgctgCGGCTggtcccgccaccgccgccgcagcctcctcctcctcctctgacGTACAGGCACCACTGCAAGGTGTGCAAGAAGGGGTTCATGTGCGGTCGCGCGCTCGGCGGCCACATGAGGGCGCACGGCatcggcgacgacaacgacacgatggacgacgacgacggccgcgatGATGATCATTCGCTGTCACCGTgcgatggtggtggcgagcCGTCGGAGGCAGCCGGgagcccgacgacgacgacgacgaaacgTATGTACGCGCTGCGGACCAATCCCGGGCGGCCAAGGAACTGCAGGACATGCGAGAACTGCGGGAAGGAGTTCACGTCGTGGAAGACGTTGCTGGATCATGGCAGGTGCGGCCTTGACGAGGAGGACGGTCGCCTCGACGTCTCGCTCCGTTCGCCGCCGCTTCACGACGGTGGCGACGAAaacgacggcgaggacgaggaggagggggacgaCCTCACACTGGCTGCGGGCGGGTGGTCGAAAGGGAAGCGCTCGCGCCGTGCTAAAGTGATGGCCGTCGGGACCGGCTCCGTGTCCGAGCTACAGCTGCCGGCTCCGTCTACCGAAGAGGAAGACCTCGCCAACTTTCTCGTGAtgctctcttcttcttcgtcaTCATCGTTGCGTGTTGCACAGCCAgccatcgtcgtcgacgacgcggACCAAGAGTCCTGCGCATCAGGTAGCAAGGACGAGGAGAGGAACAGGTTCTTGGTGCCGCAGCCAATCTCGATGGCAGCCCCCATGATGGCTCAGATGACAGTGATCGCTCCGCAAGTGGTGCCACAGCACATCTCGACCGTGCCACGTGGCATGTTCGAGTGCAAGGCATGCAAGAAGGTGTTTACATCGCACCAGGCTCTTGGCGGGCACCGTGCCAGCCACAAGAAGGTGAAAGGATGCTTCGCCGCGAAGCTCGAGAGCAGCCGCAACGAGACTAGTCAGACTCAGACTCAGCAGCAACACGTCTCAGCCGCTCCTCATGACAATACCAGGGCCACCACCTCTCATGTCATCACCAGCGATATCAGCATGGATGCAAACACGATCGGTGCCAGTGCTGATGCTGACGGCAAGGCAGCGGCAAGCGGCGTTGGCGCAGGTGAAATTGTCCTCGCCGGAGCTTCGTCGACGGATATGGCCATGATGATGTCGGTCGAGGACTTCGCGCCGACACCGTTGGCGCCATCCGCCGTCTCACCGTTcaagaagaaggggaaggtgCACGAGTGCTCCATCTGCCACCGGGTGTTCACGTCGGGGCAAGCGCTCGGCGGCCACAAGCGATGCCACTGGCTGACGTCGGGCGCAACGGACCCGCTCACGAAGCTCCAGCCCGTCGCCCAAGACCACGCCATGATGGCCGCCATGTGCCACCAGCTCACGCTCGGGCGCCCAATATTCGACCCTACCGACCAGCGGATACTAGACCTTAACGTGCCGACGAACCCACTGGCAGAAGCGGTCGCGgccaggcagcagcagcagcagcaggtcgcCGCTCTCAACGACGGCGCACTCTGCCTcaacgcggcggcgtcggtgtaCCTGCAGTCCTGGACAGGGCACAGC
This region includes:
- the LOC127763951 gene encoding uncharacterized protein LOC127763951 — translated: MAMVVAGSHRPPPPPQSLRLVPPPPPQPPPPPLTYRHHCKVCKKGFMCGRALGGHMRAHGIGDDNDTMDDDDGRDDDHSLSPCDGGGEPSEAAGSPTTTTTKRMYALRTNPGRPRNCRTCENCGKEFTSWKTLLDHGRCGLDEEDGRLDVSLRSPPLHDGGDENDGEDEEEGDDLTLAAGGWSKGKRSRRAKVMAVGTGSVSELQLPAPSTEEEDLANFLVMLSSSSSSSLRVAQPAIVVDDADQESCASGSKDEERNRFLVPQPISMAAPMMAQMTVIAPQVVPQHISTVPRGMFECKACKKVFTSHQALGGHRASHKKVKGCFAAKLESSRNETSQTQTQQQHVSAAPHDNTRATTSHVITSDISMDANTIGASADADGKAAASGVGAGEIVLAGASSTDMAMMMSVEDFAPTPLAPSAVSPFKKKGKVHECSICHRVFTSGQALGGHKRCHWLTSGATDPLTKLQPVAQDHAMMAAMCHQLTLGRPIFDPTDQRILDLNVPTNPLAEAVAARQQQQQQVAALNDGALCLNAAASVYLQSWTGHSNGSHVNKTTATSSRINDAAGGVTTEDDEADSTSAKRAKIGDLKDMKVAGESLPWLQVGIGISSESKEKNTQE